In one window of Caballeronia sp. TF1N1 DNA:
- a CDS encoding pyridoxal phosphate-dependent aminotransferase, translated as MNATHELPQTPPELSFPSRLPNVGTTIFTVMSALAAQKGAVNLGQGFPDFNCDPRVVDAVANAMRDGHNQYPPMAGAAPLRQAIARKIDALYGRAYDADREITVTAGATQALLTAVLCCVHPGDEVIVIEPTYDSYVPSIELAGGKPVFVALEAPDYALPFDKIAAAITPKTRLLMINTPHNPTGRVWRAADMKKLEEIVRDTNVLILSDEVYEHMVYDGAPHESVSRYPELAKRSFVVSSFGKTFHVTGWKVGYVAAPAALTAEFRKVHQFNVFTVNTPMQVGLAHYLEDPKPYLELPAFYQKKRDFFRAGLADTRFKLLPCDGTYFQCVDYSAISDMPEADFSQWLTSEIGVAAIPVSAFYHESHESGVVRFCFAKKEETLALALQRLSKL; from the coding sequence ATGAACGCCACGCACGAACTGCCACAGACCCCGCCCGAGCTGTCCTTTCCGTCGCGTCTGCCCAATGTCGGCACGACCATCTTCACGGTGATGAGCGCGCTCGCCGCACAGAAGGGCGCGGTGAATCTCGGTCAGGGTTTCCCCGATTTCAACTGCGACCCGCGCGTCGTGGATGCCGTCGCCAACGCCATGCGCGACGGCCACAACCAATATCCGCCGATGGCGGGCGCCGCGCCCTTGCGTCAGGCCATCGCGCGCAAGATCGACGCGCTCTACGGCCGCGCCTACGACGCCGACCGCGAGATCACCGTGACCGCCGGCGCGACGCAGGCCCTGCTCACGGCGGTGCTGTGCTGCGTGCATCCGGGCGATGAAGTCATCGTCATCGAGCCGACGTACGACAGCTACGTGCCGTCCATCGAGCTCGCGGGCGGCAAGCCCGTGTTCGTCGCGCTCGAAGCGCCCGACTACGCGCTGCCCTTCGACAAGATCGCCGCCGCGATCACGCCGAAGACGCGCCTTCTGATGATCAACACGCCGCACAATCCGACCGGGCGCGTCTGGCGCGCGGCGGACATGAAGAAGCTCGAAGAGATCGTGCGCGATACCAACGTGCTGATCCTCTCCGACGAAGTCTACGAACACATGGTCTACGACGGCGCGCCGCACGAAAGCGTCTCGCGCTATCCGGAACTGGCCAAGCGCAGCTTCGTCGTGTCGAGCTTCGGCAAGACCTTCCATGTGACAGGCTGGAAAGTGGGCTACGTCGCCGCGCCCGCCGCGTTGACCGCCGAATTCCGCAAGGTGCATCAGTTCAACGTGTTCACGGTGAACACACCCATGCAGGTCGGCCTCGCGCATTATCTCGAAGACCCGAAGCCGTATCTCGAACTGCCCGCGTTCTATCAGAAGAAGCGCGACTTTTTCCGCGCGGGTCTCGCCGATACACGCTTCAAGCTCCTGCCTTGCGACGGCACGTATTTTCAGTGCGTCGATTATTCGGCGATCAGCGACATGCCCGAAGCCGACTTCTCGCAATGGCTCACGAGCGAGATCGGCGTCGCGGCCATTCCGGTGTCGGCGTTTTATCACGAGAGTCACGAATCCGGCGTCGTGCGGTTCTGCTTCGCCAAGAAGGAAGAAACGCTGGCGCTCGCCTTGCAAAGGCTCTCGAAACTCTGA
- a CDS encoding 3-hydroxyacyl-CoA dehydrogenase, whose translation MSSQEYAIGTLGIVGSGAMGRGIAQIATLAGLTVRLFDANPVALAAAREYLSETLLKLAAKGKIREADAHAALANVHDAQDASELADCDVIVEAIVENLDIKRELFRELEAVVSARCILASNTSSLSITAIAAGCSKPERVAGFHFFNPVPLMRVVEVIDGLRGDPRAGDSLMELARRMGHTPVRAKDMPGFIVNHAGRGMNTEGLRVASEGVASFADIDRIMREQAGFRLGPFELLDLTALDVSHPVMESIYHQFYEEPRFRPSPITGTRLAGGLIGRKTGEGFYRYADGKQIAPPEAEAPTRLPKRVWVSRASQSAYEAVRALLPASVELDTDATPASDSLIVVTPLGFDATTAAVAEKLDATRVVAIDTLFPFDTAARRTIMTTPATTPAMRDAAHALFAADGVPVTVIRDSTGFVAQRVVATIVNIGCDIAQQGIATPSDIDLAVMLGLGYPRGPLALGDALGAATILTILQNIHGVIGDPRYRPSPWLARRARLGLSLTHIEELR comes from the coding sequence ATGAGTTCGCAGGAATACGCAATCGGAACGCTTGGAATCGTCGGCAGCGGCGCGATGGGTCGCGGTATCGCGCAGATCGCGACGCTCGCCGGACTCACCGTGCGTCTCTTCGATGCCAATCCCGTCGCGCTTGCCGCCGCGCGCGAGTATCTGTCCGAAACGCTATTGAAGCTCGCCGCCAAGGGCAAGATCAGAGAAGCCGATGCGCACGCCGCGCTCGCCAACGTGCACGACGCACAGGACGCGAGCGAACTCGCGGATTGCGACGTCATCGTGGAAGCGATCGTCGAAAATCTCGACATCAAGCGCGAACTGTTCCGTGAACTCGAAGCCGTGGTGAGCGCGCGCTGCATTCTCGCGTCGAACACTTCGTCACTGTCGATCACCGCAATCGCGGCGGGCTGCTCGAAACCGGAACGCGTCGCGGGCTTCCACTTCTTCAATCCCGTGCCGTTGATGCGCGTGGTCGAAGTCATCGACGGGCTACGTGGCGATCCGCGCGCGGGCGATTCACTCATGGAACTCGCGCGCCGCATGGGTCACACGCCGGTGCGCGCGAAGGACATGCCGGGCTTCATCGTGAATCACGCGGGACGCGGCATGAACACCGAAGGCCTGCGCGTGGCGAGCGAAGGCGTGGCGAGTTTCGCGGACATCGACCGCATCATGCGCGAGCAGGCGGGCTTTCGCCTCGGGCCGTTCGAATTGCTCGATCTCACCGCGCTGGATGTCTCGCATCCGGTGATGGAGTCGATCTATCACCAGTTCTATGAAGAGCCGCGCTTCAGGCCTTCGCCGATCACGGGCACGCGGCTCGCGGGCGGGCTGATCGGGCGCAAGACGGGCGAAGGTTTCTATCGATATGCCGATGGCAAACAAATCGCGCCGCCCGAAGCCGAAGCGCCTACCCGCTTGCCCAAGCGCGTGTGGGTGAGTCGGGCGTCGCAAAGCGCTTATGAAGCGGTGCGCGCGCTGCTTCCCGCATCGGTTGAACTCGATACCGACGCAACGCCCGCTTCGGATTCCTTGATCGTGGTCACGCCGCTCGGCTTCGATGCGACCACCGCCGCCGTCGCCGAAAAGCTCGACGCCACGCGCGTCGTCGCCATCGACACACTCTTTCCCTTCGATACCGCCGCGCGCCGCACCATCATGACGACGCCCGCGACCACGCCCGCCATGCGCGACGCGGCGCACGCGCTCTTCGCCGCCGATGGCGTGCCCGTCACCGTGATCCGCGACTCGACCGGTTTTGTCGCGCAACGCGTGGTGGCAACCATCGTGAACATTGGCTGCGATATCGCGCAGCAAGGCATTGCGACGCCGTCCGACATCGATCTCGCCGTCATGCTCGGCCTCGGCTATCCGCGCGGACCGCTCGCACTCGGCGACGCGCTCGGCGCCGCGACCATCCTCACGATCTTGCAGAACATCCACGGCGTGATCGGCGACCCACGCTACCGGCCTTCGCCCTGGCTCGCACGCCGCGCGAGGCTCGGACTTTCGCTTACCCATATCGAGGAGCTCAGATGA
- a CDS encoding histidine phosphatase family protein: MAQYQLPKRRRIYLMRHGDVTYFDDSGRAIDPESVPLNKRGREEASAAGRVFAAQNIRFDRVIVSGLPRTRETAQRVLAETDQPIEPEVWPEWQEIRGGRLASLTTQDIERAFLSVFDGVVPEETRFLGGESIGELLDRALPAMTKLRRDASWDTVLLVLHGGVNRALLSHAITAGGRAFFGHLSQATGCINALDAGDKPGDWVVHAINHSPPSPLHADVRHTTMELLYAQFLRFKADEMD; this comes from the coding sequence ATGGCTCAATACCAGTTGCCCAAACGCCGCCGCATCTATCTGATGCGCCATGGCGACGTCACGTATTTCGACGACAGCGGCCGCGCAATCGACCCGGAAAGCGTGCCGCTCAACAAACGCGGCCGCGAGGAAGCAAGCGCGGCTGGACGCGTGTTTGCCGCGCAGAACATTCGCTTTGACCGCGTGATCGTGAGCGGCTTGCCGCGCACGCGCGAAACGGCGCAGCGCGTGCTCGCCGAAACGGATCAGCCAATCGAGCCGGAAGTTTGGCCGGAGTGGCAGGAGATACGCGGCGGGCGGCTCGCGAGTCTCACGACGCAGGATATCGAGCGCGCTTTTCTTTCCGTGTTCGATGGCGTGGTGCCCGAAGAGACGCGCTTTCTGGGCGGCGAAAGCATTGGCGAGCTGCTCGATCGCGCGCTGCCCGCCATGACGAAGCTGCGCCGCGATGCCTCATGGGACACGGTGCTGCTCGTGCTGCACGGCGGCGTGAATCGCGCGTTGCTGTCGCATGCGATCACGGCTGGCGGGCGCGCGTTCTTCGGGCATCTGTCGCAGGCGACGGGCTGCATCAACGCGCTCGATGCCGGCGACAAACCCGGCGACTGGGTCGTGCATGCAATCAATCATTCGCCGCCCTCGCCGCTTCATGCCGACGTGCGTCACACGACGATGGAACTGCTGTACGCGCAGTTTCTGCGCTTCAAGGCCGACGAGATGGACTGA
- a CDS encoding oxepin-CoA hydrolase, alternative type, which produces MSAELLTYRPAGSDTTLVLKLSNPGARNALHPDMYAAGIEALSTAERDTSVRTIVLTGADNFFCSGGNLNRLLENRAKDESVQAESIDLLGEWISALRASTKPIIAAVEGAAAGAGFSLALACDLIVSADDARFVMSYARVGLTPDGGASWFLARALPRTLASEVLLEAKPIGAARLYEVGVVNRLTKKGIALDAAIAWADDLGSVSPKALARIKSLINAADVQPLAAHLDMERDSFVDALHHGDALEGITAFLEKRQPTYR; this is translated from the coding sequence ATGAGCGCCGAACTGCTGACCTACCGCCCTGCCGGGAGCGACACCACGCTCGTGCTCAAGCTGTCGAATCCGGGCGCGCGCAACGCCCTGCATCCGGATATGTATGCGGCCGGCATCGAGGCGCTCAGCACGGCCGAGCGCGACACGTCGGTGCGCACCATCGTGCTGACGGGCGCGGACAACTTCTTCTGCTCGGGCGGCAACCTGAACAGGCTGCTCGAAAATCGCGCGAAGGATGAATCGGTGCAGGCCGAGAGCATCGACTTGCTGGGCGAATGGATCAGCGCGTTGCGGGCATCGACCAAGCCGATCATCGCGGCCGTGGAGGGTGCCGCGGCCGGCGCGGGATTTTCGCTTGCGCTCGCGTGCGATCTGATCGTCTCCGCCGACGACGCGCGCTTCGTCATGTCGTATGCGCGCGTCGGCCTCACGCCCGATGGCGGCGCTTCGTGGTTCCTCGCGCGCGCCTTGCCGCGCACGCTCGCCAGCGAAGTCCTGCTCGAAGCGAAGCCGATCGGCGCGGCGCGTCTGTATGAAGTGGGCGTGGTCAACCGGCTGACGAAGAAAGGCATTGCGCTCGATGCCGCCATCGCCTGGGCCGACGATCTCGGCAGCGTGTCGCCGAAAGCACTCGCACGCATCAAGTCGCTCATCAACGCGGCGGACGTGCAGCCGCTCGCCGCGCATCTCGACATGGAACGCGACAGTTTCGTCGACGCCCTGCATCACGGTGACGCGCTCGAAGGCATTACCGCGTTCCTCGAAAAGCGTCAGCCGACTTACCGCTGA